In Sphingopyxis sp. 113P3, one DNA window encodes the following:
- the efp gene encoding elongation factor P, with the protein MKITGVEIRPGNIIEFEGGIWKVTKIQHTQPGKGGAYMQVEAKNLIDGRKLNNRFRSADTVEKVRLDTKDFQFLYAEGDDLVFMDKDTFEQINIAKEVVGEAHEFLQDGMDVVLELWEERPISVELPEQIEATIVEADAVVKGQTASSSYKPAILDNGVRVMVPPHITSGTRIVVNVYDREYVRRAD; encoded by the coding sequence ATGAAGATCACCGGCGTTGAAATCCGTCCCGGCAATATTATCGAGTTTGAAGGTGGCATCTGGAAGGTCACCAAGATCCAGCACACCCAGCCGGGCAAGGGCGGCGCCTATATGCAGGTCGAAGCCAAGAACCTCATCGACGGACGCAAGCTCAACAACCGTTTCCGCAGCGCCGACACCGTCGAGAAGGTCCGGCTCGACACCAAGGATTTCCAGTTCCTCTACGCCGAGGGCGATGACCTCGTGTTCATGGACAAGGACACATTCGAACAGATCAACATCGCGAAGGAAGTCGTCGGCGAGGCGCATGAATTCCTGCAGGACGGCATGGACGTCGTGCTCGAGCTCTGGGAAGAGCGTCCGATCTCGGTCGAACTGCCCGAACAGATCGAGGCAACGATTGTCGAGGCTGATGCGGTGGTGAAGGGCCAGACAGCGTCATCCTCCTACAAGCCCGCCATCCTTGACAATGGCGTGCGCGTTATGGTGCCGCCGCATATCACGAGCGGCACGCGCATTGTGGTCAACGTCTATGACCGCGAATATGTGCGGCGCGCCGACTGA
- a CDS encoding inositol monophosphatase family protein translates to MAISGIITVMERAARKAGTKLRRDFGEIEHLQVSQKGPADFVSKADQAAERTLYDELSHARPGWGFLMEEAGEIAGEEGKPRFIIDPLDGTSNFLHAIPQFAISIAVQEPKLGGGWGDITAALVYQPVTDESYWAERGRGAWLHDRRLRVASRRHLHECLIATGIPFMGHGDMAQWSRIFGAVAPEVAGIRRFGAASLDLAWVAAGRFDGFWESDLNVWDVAAGMLLVREAGGFVSDFRGGDRAVERREFIAGSGAVHSKLQKLVAGALRGA, encoded by the coding sequence ATGGCCATTTCCGGCATCATCACCGTCATGGAACGCGCGGCCCGCAAGGCAGGAACCAAGCTTCGCCGCGATTTTGGCGAGATCGAGCATCTTCAGGTTTCGCAAAAAGGCCCGGCCGACTTTGTGTCGAAGGCCGACCAGGCCGCCGAGCGCACCCTTTACGACGAACTTAGCCACGCCCGCCCGGGCTGGGGGTTCCTGATGGAGGAAGCGGGCGAAATCGCGGGCGAAGAGGGCAAGCCGCGCTTCATCATCGACCCGCTCGACGGCACTTCGAATTTCCTTCACGCCATCCCGCAATTCGCGATCTCGATCGCGGTGCAGGAGCCGAAACTCGGGGGAGGCTGGGGCGATATTACCGCGGCGCTCGTCTACCAGCCGGTGACCGATGAAAGCTATTGGGCCGAACGTGGTCGCGGCGCGTGGCTGCACGATCGCCGCCTGCGCGTTGCATCGCGCCGTCATCTTCATGAATGTCTGATCGCGACCGGCATCCCCTTCATGGGACACGGCGACATGGCGCAGTGGAGCCGCATTTTCGGCGCGGTGGCGCCCGAAGTCGCCGGCATTCGCCGCTTCGGGGCGGCGAGCCTCGATCTTGCGTGGGTCGCCGCCGGCCGCTTCGATGGCTTCTGGGAAAGCGATCTCAACGTCTGGGACGTGGCTGCCGGCATGCTGCTGGTGCGCGAGGCGGGCGGCTTCGTCAGCGATTTTCGCGGCGGCGACCGAGCGGTCGAGCGCCGCGAATTCATCGCAGGCAGCGGCGCGGTCCATTCCAAGCTGCAAAAGCTGGTTGCCGGCGCCCTGCGCGGCGCCTGA
- a CDS encoding YbjN domain-containing protein gives MPKSMLGAALALIAATGLAATPAQAELVSAQNPAAIRAILESRGWPARLVLEDGKDPYIESTRNNVQFLVIFMNCTDNRRCKTLQYYMGFSDAKNLDLERFNEWNKTKRFARAYKDDEGDPVLEMDVDLDFAGIPRENVGETLNTWASLMDSFREHIFEK, from the coding sequence ATGCCGAAATCGATGCTCGGGGCGGCTCTCGCCCTAATCGCTGCCACGGGGCTGGCCGCGACACCTGCCCAAGCCGAACTTGTCAGCGCCCAGAACCCCGCGGCGATCAGGGCGATCCTCGAGTCGCGCGGCTGGCCCGCAAGGCTTGTCCTGGAAGACGGCAAGGACCCTTATATCGAAAGCACCCGGAACAATGTGCAGTTCCTCGTCATCTTCATGAATTGCACCGACAACCGGCGGTGCAAGACCCTGCAATATTATATGGGGTTCAGCGACGCGAAGAATCTCGACCTTGAGCGTTTCAACGAGTGGAACAAGACCAAGCGCTTCGCCCGCGCCTACAAGGACGACGAGGGCGACCCGGTGCTCGAGATGGACGTTGATCTCGATTTTGCGGGAATCCCGCGCGAGAATGTCGGCGAGACGCTCAATACATGGGCATCACTGATGGACTCGTTTCGCGAGCACATCTTCGAGAAGTAG
- a CDS encoding NADH-quinone oxidoreductase subunit A, producing the protein MVDLTQYLPILIFLAIALGLSAAFVFLPMGVARLTGAHKPDPAKLTEYECGFPAFEDARSQFDVRFYLVAILFIIFDLEAAFLFPWAVSLKEIGWAGWATMMVFLAELSIGLVYAWKKGALDWE; encoded by the coding sequence ATGGTCGACCTGACGCAATATCTGCCAATCCTGATTTTCCTGGCCATCGCGCTCGGATTGTCGGCGGCCTTCGTCTTCTTGCCGATGGGGGTTGCCCGCCTCACTGGCGCGCACAAGCCCGACCCGGCCAAGCTCACCGAGTATGAATGCGGTTTTCCCGCCTTTGAAGACGCCCGCAGTCAGTTCGACGTGCGATTCTATCTTGTCGCCATTTTGTTCATCATCTTCGACCTCGAGGCCGCCTTCCTCTTTCCCTGGGCCGTCAGCCTGAAGGAAATTGGCTGGGCGGGCTGGGCGACGATGATGGTCTTTCTCGCCGAGCTTTCGATCGGCCTTGTGTACGCGTGGAAAAAAGGCGCGTTGGATTGGGAATGA
- a CDS encoding NuoB/complex I 20 kDa subunit family protein: MSSSTILTPGQMPVAPGTNPDQGFFDDLNAEVGDKGFLVTSTEDLFNWARTGSLWWMTFGLACCAVEMIHVNMPRYDMERFGAAPRASPRQSDVMIVAGTLCNKMAPALRRVYDQMSNPKYVISMGSCANGGGYYHYSYSVVRGCDRIVPVDIYVPGCPPTAEALLYGVMQLQRKIRRVGTIER; the protein is encoded by the coding sequence ATGAGCAGCTCAACGATCCTGACCCCCGGCCAGATGCCGGTCGCCCCTGGCACCAACCCCGACCAGGGCTTCTTTGACGATCTCAATGCCGAGGTCGGGGACAAGGGCTTCCTTGTCACCTCGACCGAGGATCTGTTCAACTGGGCGCGCACCGGTTCTTTGTGGTGGATGACCTTCGGTCTTGCCTGCTGCGCGGTCGAGATGATCCACGTCAACATGCCGCGCTACGACATGGAGCGTTTCGGCGCCGCGCCGCGCGCATCTCCGCGCCAGTCGGACGTGATGATTGTCGCCGGCACGCTGTGCAACAAGATGGCGCCGGCGCTGCGCCGGGTTTACGACCAGATGTCGAACCCCAAATATGTCATCTCGATGGGCAGCTGCGCCAATGGTGGCGGCTATTATCACTACAGCTATTCGGTGGTTCGCGGCTGCGACCGCATTGTGCCGGTGGACATCTATGTCCCTGGCTGCCCGCCGACCGCTGAAGCCCTGCTCTACGGCGTCATGCAATTGCAGCGGAAGATCCGCCGCGTCGGAACGATTGAACGCTGA
- a CDS encoding NADH-quinone oxidoreductase subunit C, with protein MTHPAPLVAPRENLAAALEKLLGRDLLAHVRAVDEDSITVTRDAIAGVMLQLRDALEYQQLMEMAGVDYPDRPERFEVVYHLLSVTKNHRLRVRVSTDEATPVPSVVPVWPNAGWLEREVFDMYGVLFSGNPDLRRILTDYGFEGHPQRKDFPLTGYTELRYSEEDKRVVYEPVRLAQDFRNFDFLSPWEGADYILPGDEKAGGTGEAPGKGAPSPMTADAVKKADEAKAPPPPTPKTTDREAQTGAGKGANKAAARPSKDGAKTRPAAKAKTPATAKAEKAPATTPAKPRKPKGGDA; from the coding sequence ATGACACATCCCGCTCCCCTCGTTGCGCCGCGCGAAAATCTCGCCGCCGCGCTGGAAAAGCTGCTTGGCAGGGACCTGCTCGCGCATGTGCGGGCTGTGGACGAAGACAGCATCACTGTGACCCGCGACGCGATCGCCGGGGTGATGCTGCAGCTTCGCGATGCGCTTGAATATCAGCAGCTCATGGAGATGGCCGGGGTCGACTATCCCGATCGGCCCGAGCGCTTCGAGGTGGTCTATCACCTGCTCAGCGTCACGAAGAATCACCGGCTGCGCGTGCGCGTTTCGACCGATGAGGCGACGCCTGTGCCCTCGGTTGTGCCGGTATGGCCGAATGCGGGCTGGCTCGAGCGCGAGGTGTTCGACATGTATGGGGTGCTCTTTAGCGGCAATCCCGACCTTCGCCGCATTCTCACCGACTATGGCTTTGAGGGCCATCCGCAGCGCAAGGATTTCCCGCTCACCGGCTATACCGAGCTGCGCTATTCCGAAGAGGACAAGCGCGTCGTCTATGAGCCGGTGCGACTGGCGCAGGACTTTCGCAACTTCGACTTCCTCTCTCCGTGGGAAGGGGCGGACTACATCCTGCCAGGCGATGAGAAGGCTGGCGGCACGGGTGAGGCGCCTGGCAAGGGCGCGCCGAGCCCGATGACCGCGGATGCGGTCAAGAAGGCTGACGAGGCGAAGGCCCCGCCGCCGCCGACTCCGAAGACCACCGACCGCGAAGCGCAAACAGGGGCGGGAAAAGGCGCGAACAAGGCGGCCGCCCGGCCGAGCAAGGACGGCGCGAAGACAAGGCCCGCGGCAAAGGCCAAGACGCCGGCCACGGCAAAGGCCGAAAAGGCTCCCGCCACGACGCCCGCGAAACCGCGCAAGCCTAAAGGAGGCGACGCATGA
- a CDS encoding NADH-quinone oxidoreductase subunit D, whose amino-acid sequence MFEGYPVDTADTAGDQVVTNYTINFGPQHPAAHGVLRMVMELDGEIIERVDPHVGLLHRGTEKLIEYKTYLQALPYFDRLDYCSPLCMEHSYVLAIEKLLDLEVPARAQYLRTLFAELTRICNHMLNIGSHVMDVGAMTPNLWVFELREDCLNFFERMSGARMHHAWFRPGGVHQDVPEKLLVDIGEWVETRLPKLFGDAMSLVVDNRIFKQRNVDIATVSKEDALAWGFSGPMIRGSGIPWDIRKAQPYDAYAAMEFDIPVGTKGDCYDRFMVRVQEVYQSARIIKQCLRDMPSGPVASLDRKVVPPKRGEMKQSMESLIHHFKLYTEGFHVPAGEVYVATESPKGEFGVYLVSDGTNKPYRCKIRPTAFSHLQAMDMMSKGHMLADTTAIIGAIDVVFGECDR is encoded by the coding sequence ATGTTCGAGGGCTACCCGGTCGATACCGCCGACACCGCGGGCGATCAGGTCGTCACCAATTACACGATCAATTTCGGGCCGCAGCATCCCGCGGCGCACGGTGTGCTGCGCATGGTGATGGAGCTCGACGGCGAGATCATCGAGCGCGTTGATCCGCACGTCGGACTGCTTCACCGCGGCACCGAAAAACTCATCGAATACAAGACCTACCTGCAGGCGCTGCCCTATTTCGACCGGCTCGATTATTGCTCGCCGCTTTGCATGGAGCACAGCTATGTTCTCGCGATCGAGAAGCTCCTCGATCTCGAAGTCCCGGCACGCGCGCAATATCTGCGCACGCTGTTTGCCGAGCTGACGCGCATCTGCAATCACATGCTCAACATCGGGTCGCACGTGATGGACGTCGGCGCGATGACCCCGAACCTCTGGGTGTTCGAGCTGCGCGAGGATTGCCTCAACTTTTTCGAACGCATGTCAGGCGCGCGCATGCACCACGCCTGGTTCCGACCGGGCGGCGTGCATCAGGACGTGCCTGAAAAGCTGCTCGTCGATATCGGTGAGTGGGTCGAGACGCGGCTGCCCAAATTGTTCGGCGACGCGATGAGCCTTGTCGTCGACAACCGCATCTTCAAGCAGCGCAACGTCGACATCGCGACGGTGAGCAAGGAGGACGCGCTGGCCTGGGGCTTCTCGGGCCCGATGATCCGCGGCAGCGGCATTCCCTGGGACATCCGCAAGGCGCAGCCCTATGACGCTTATGCCGCGATGGAGTTTGACATCCCGGTCGGCACCAAGGGCGACTGCTATGACCGTTTCATGGTCCGCGTGCAGGAAGTCTATCAGTCGGCGCGCATCATCAAGCAGTGTCTGCGTGACATGCCTTCCGGTCCCGTTGCGAGCCTCGACCGCAAGGTCGTGCCCCCGAAGCGTGGCGAGATGAAGCAGTCGATGGAATCGCTCATTCATCACTTCAAGCTTTACACCGAGGGATTCCACGTTCCGGCAGGCGAAGTCTATGTCGCGACCGAGAGTCCCAAGGGCGAATTCGGCGTCTATCTGGTGAGCGACGGCACCAACAAGCCGTACCGCTGCAAGATCCGCCCGACGGCATTCAGCCACCTGCAGGCGATGGACATGATGTCGAAGGGCCACATGCTCGCCGACACCACCGCGATCATTGGCGCCATCGACGTCGTGTTCGGGGAGTGCGACCGGTGA
- a CDS encoding complex I 24 kDa subunit family protein, producing MADAPQIPDEAEVRARWGAFAWTPENAEKAKQIVARYPAGRQRSAVMPLLDLAQRQVGAETDTQGWLPVPVIEYVAAQLDMPYIRAYEVATFYTMYNLAPVGRYHVQVCGTTPCLLRGSDDVMAACKNRGMVKGRTTPDGLFTLTEVECMGNCANAPMVQINDDNYEDLDYDSMTRILDDLAAGKQPKTGTQNPQRHTSEPEGGPTTLKAMVEANHDYRKDW from the coding sequence ATGGCTGACGCACCCCAAATTCCCGACGAAGCCGAAGTCCGCGCGCGCTGGGGCGCGTTTGCATGGACGCCGGAAAATGCCGAGAAGGCCAAGCAGATTGTCGCGCGCTACCCCGCGGGGCGGCAGCGCTCGGCGGTGATGCCGCTTCTTGATCTTGCACAGCGCCAGGTCGGGGCCGAGACCGACACGCAGGGTTGGCTGCCAGTCCCTGTGATCGAATATGTCGCAGCGCAGCTCGATATGCCCTACATTCGCGCCTACGAGGTCGCGACCTTCTACACCATGTACAATCTGGCGCCGGTAGGCCGCTATCATGTCCAGGTGTGCGGTACGACGCCGTGCCTATTGCGCGGGTCCGACGATGTGATGGCTGCGTGCAAGAACCGCGGCATGGTGAAGGGCCGGACCACGCCCGACGGCCTCTTCACGCTGACCGAGGTTGAATGCATGGGCAATTGCGCCAACGCGCCGATGGTTCAGATCAACGACGATAATTATGAAGATCTCGACTATGACAGCATGACGCGCATCCTCGACGATCTCGCGGCAGGCAAGCAGCCGAAGACCGGGACGCAGAACCCGCAGCGTCACACGAGCGAGCCCGAAGGCGGCCCCACGACGCTCAAAGCCATGGTCGAGGCCAATCACGACTACCGGAAGGATTGGTGA
- the nuoF gene encoding NADH-quinone oxidoreductase subunit NuoF, whose protein sequence is MLADKDRIFTNLYGFQPWNLSSAQARGDWDQTKDLMSRGQDAIIEEIKASGLRGRGGAGFPTGLKWSFMPKEPRPDRPSFLVINADESEPGSCKDREIIRHDPHKLIEGALIAGYAMRARAAYIYIRGEFIREAETLFAAVREAYDAGLLGRNAAKSGYDFDVFVHRGAGAYICGEETAMIESLEGKKGQPRLKPPFPAGAGLYGCPTTVNNVESIAVVPTILRRGAAWFSSFGRENNKGTKLFQISGHVNKPCVVEEEMGITFRELIDTHCGGIRGGWDNLLAVIPGGSSVPLVPAAQIMDAPMDFDGLKELGSGLGTAAAIVMDKSTDVVQAISRISYFYKHESCGQCTPCREGTGWMWRVMERLRTGDADISEIDTLFDVTKQVEGHTICALGDAAAWPIQGLIRHFRPELERRIRENGGALEAAE, encoded by the coding sequence ATGCTCGCCGACAAGGACCGGATTTTCACCAATCTCTACGGGTTCCAGCCTTGGAATCTTTCCTCGGCGCAGGCGCGCGGTGACTGGGATCAGACGAAGGATCTGATGAGCCGCGGCCAGGACGCGATCATCGAGGAGATCAAGGCGTCGGGCCTGCGCGGCCGCGGCGGTGCGGGCTTTCCGACCGGGCTCAAATGGTCGTTCATGCCCAAGGAGCCGCGCCCCGACCGGCCGAGCTTCCTCGTCATCAATGCCGATGAATCCGAGCCGGGTTCGTGCAAGGATCGCGAGATCATCCGTCACGATCCGCACAAGCTCATCGAAGGCGCGCTGATTGCGGGCTATGCGATGCGTGCGCGCGCTGCCTACATCTATATTCGCGGCGAATTCATCCGCGAGGCCGAAACATTGTTCGCCGCGGTGCGGGAGGCATATGATGCGGGCCTCCTTGGCAGGAATGCGGCGAAGTCGGGCTATGATTTCGACGTCTTCGTTCACCGCGGCGCCGGCGCCTACATCTGCGGCGAGGAAACCGCGATGATCGAGAGCCTCGAGGGCAAAAAGGGCCAGCCCCGCCTCAAACCGCCGTTTCCGGCGGGCGCGGGCCTCTATGGCTGCCCCACGACGGTCAACAATGTCGAGAGCATCGCGGTCGTCCCGACGATTCTGAGGCGCGGTGCGGCCTGGTTCTCAAGCTTCGGGCGCGAGAACAACAAGGGCACCAAGCTCTTCCAGATCAGCGGCCATGTGAACAAGCCGTGCGTTGTCGAGGAGGAGATGGGCATCACTTTTCGTGAACTCATCGATACCCATTGCGGCGGCATCCGCGGCGGCTGGGACAATCTGCTCGCCGTGATCCCGGGCGGTTCGTCGGTTCCGCTCGTCCCGGCCGCGCAGATCATGGACGCGCCCATGGATTTCGACGGACTGAAGGAACTGGGCTCGGGCCTCGGCACCGCGGCCGCCATCGTGATGGACAAGTCAACCGACGTCGTTCAGGCGATCAGCCGCATCAGCTATTTCTACAAGCATGAAAGTTGCGGGCAGTGCACCCCGTGCCGCGAAGGGACCGGCTGGATGTGGCGCGTGATGGAGCGGCTGCGCACCGGAGACGCCGACATCAGCGAGATCGACACGCTGTTCGACGTGACAAAGCAGGTCGAGGGTCACACCATTTGCGCGCTCGGTGACGCCGCTGCCTGGCCCATCCAGGGCCTGATCCGCCATTTCCGCCCCGAACTCGAACGCCGCATTCGCGAAAATGGCGGCGCGCTGGAGGCCGCCGAATAA
- the nuoG gene encoding NADH-quinone oxidoreductase subunit NuoG, translating to MPKVTVDGVEIDVPQGATVLQACELAGKEIPRFCYHERLSIAGNCRMCLVEVSPGPPKPQASCALPAADGQVIKTDSPMVKKAREGVMEFLLINHPLDCPICDQGGECDLQDQSIAYGRGASRFDENKRAVTEKYMGPIVKTVMTRCIQCTRCVRFAEEVAGVEDIGAIYRGENMQITSYLERAVASELSGNVVDLCPVGALTSKPYAFEARPWELTKTLGIDMMDAVGTNVRIDSRGRQVLRVLPRVNDEVNEEWASDKTRHHVDGLIRRRLDRPFVRKHGELAEASWAEAFEAIRAANAGASVAAIAGDLADCETMFAAKALVRALGGHLLEGRQTGLDYDVTSLAAVNFNTTIAEAENADVILLVGTNLRWEAPLINTRVRKAVWKKGAKVFGIGPEIDLTYKVEWLGDDASLVAKLPSHVTDALKNAERPMLVFGGGALSVPGVHGAGLGLAKAVNAVKDGWNGFNVVHFSAARMGALMLGYSQPGGIRDIIAAKPKLAFFLGADEVDFSAFAETFKVYVGHHGDKGAHAADVILPAAAWTEKDFTTVNTEGRVQRSEKAVFAPGDAREDWSIFRALADALGVHVGFDSFAECRAAMIAEVPALGIEGLADYGWNVPDLPAKPEASAIPSPIKDFYLTNAICRASPTMQRCSEELLHGVDYAEAAE from the coding sequence ATGCCTAAAGTCACCGTAGATGGCGTAGAGATCGACGTCCCGCAGGGGGCGACCGTCCTGCAAGCGTGCGAGCTGGCGGGGAAGGAAATCCCCCGCTTCTGCTACCATGAACGCCTGTCGATCGCCGGCAATTGCCGCATGTGTCTTGTCGAGGTTTCGCCGGGGCCGCCGAAGCCGCAGGCCTCGTGCGCGCTGCCCGCGGCCGATGGACAGGTAATCAAGACCGACAGCCCGATGGTCAAGAAAGCGCGCGAGGGGGTGATGGAGTTCCTGCTCATCAATCACCCGCTGGACTGCCCGATCTGCGACCAGGGCGGCGAGTGCGATCTGCAGGACCAGTCGATTGCCTATGGCCGCGGCGCCTCGCGCTTTGACGAAAACAAGCGCGCGGTGACCGAGAAATATATGGGTCCGATCGTGAAAACGGTGATGACGCGCTGCATCCAGTGCACGCGCTGCGTCCGTTTCGCCGAGGAGGTCGCGGGGGTCGAGGACATCGGCGCGATCTATCGCGGCGAAAATATGCAGATCACCTCCTATCTCGAGCGCGCGGTCGCGAGCGAGCTTTCGGGCAATGTCGTCGACCTTTGCCCGGTGGGCGCGCTGACGTCGAAACCCTATGCGTTCGAAGCCCGCCCGTGGGAACTCACCAAGACGCTCGGCATCGACATGATGGATGCGGTGGGGACCAACGTTCGCATCGACAGCCGGGGACGCCAGGTCCTGCGCGTCCTGCCGCGCGTCAACGACGAGGTGAACGAGGAATGGGCGAGCGACAAGACGCGCCATCACGTCGACGGCCTCATCCGCCGCCGCCTCGATCGTCCGTTCGTTCGCAAGCACGGCGAGCTTGCCGAAGCGAGCTGGGCCGAAGCGTTTGAAGCGATCCGGGCCGCGAACGCCGGCGCGTCGGTCGCCGCGATCGCGGGTGACCTCGCCGATTGTGAGACGATGTTCGCGGCCAAGGCGTTGGTAAGGGCGCTCGGCGGCCATCTCCTCGAGGGACGCCAGACCGGTCTCGACTATGACGTCACCAGCCTGGCGGCGGTCAACTTCAACACGACGATCGCCGAGGCCGAGAATGCCGACGTGATCCTGCTTGTGGGCACCAACCTGCGCTGGGAGGCGCCGCTCATCAACACGCGCGTCCGCAAGGCGGTGTGGAAAAAGGGCGCGAAAGTGTTCGGCATCGGCCCCGAAATCGATCTTACATACAAGGTCGAGTGGCTTGGCGACGACGCCTCGCTGGTCGCAAAGCTGCCGTCGCATGTGACCGACGCGCTGAAGAACGCCGAGCGGCCGATGCTGGTCTTCGGCGGCGGCGCCCTCTCGGTACCGGGCGTCCACGGCGCGGGTCTTGGGCTTGCCAAGGCGGTGAACGCCGTCAAGGACGGGTGGAACGGCTTCAACGTTGTCCATTTCTCGGCCGCGCGCATGGGCGCGCTGATGCTCGGCTATTCGCAGCCGGGCGGAATCCGCGACATCATTGCGGCAAAGCCGAAACTTGCTTTCTTCCTCGGCGCTGACGAGGTCGATTTTTCGGCCTTTGCGGAGACGTTCAAGGTCTATGTCGGCCATCATGGCGACAAGGGCGCACACGCGGCCGACGTCATCCTGCCCGCGGCCGCCTGGACCGAGAAGGATTTCACCACGGTCAACACCGAAGGCCGCGTCCAGCGCAGCGAGAAGGCGGTGTTCGCGCCAGGTGACGCCCGCGAGGACTGGAGCATCTTCCGCGCGCTCGCCGATGCGCTCGGCGTCCATGTCGGCTTCGACAGCTTTGCTGAATGCCGGGCCGCGATGATTGCCGAGGTCCCGGCGCTCGGGATCGAAGGGCTCGCCGATTACGGCTGGAATGTTCCGGACTTGCCCGCAAAGCCCGAGGCAAGCGCGATTCCCTCGCCGATCAAGGATTTCTATCTCACCAACGCCATCTGCCGCGCTTCGCCGACGATGCAGCGCTGCTCGGAAGAATTGCTACACGGCGTCGACTATGCGGAGGCGGCGGAATGA
- the nuoH gene encoding NADH-quinone oxidoreductase subunit NuoH codes for MTAFFQSLGMSYEWAWGVATVCGILLIALPLMLAVAMIIYADRKIWAAMALRRGPNVVGPFGLLQSFADGLKVFLQETIIPSSANRGLFLIAPIITFTVALMAWAVIPFNSGAVLADINVGLLYILAVSSLGVYGVILSGWSSNSKYPFFSAMRASAQMISYEVSIGFILIGVVLFADSFNLNEIIKAQIGHGLGLVNAFGFNLLLFPLAVLFFISSLAETARTPFDLTEAESELVAGYQTEYSSMSFALFWLGEYANVLLMCTLNAVLFWGGWLPPLDWAPLYAVPGIIWLFAKILFFFFVFSWVKATVPRYRYDQLMRLGWKVFLPISLIWVFLVSGYLMLTRYS; via the coding sequence ATGACCGCGTTTTTCCAATCGCTTGGCATGTCCTATGAGTGGGCGTGGGGCGTCGCGACGGTTTGCGGCATCTTGCTGATCGCACTGCCGCTGATGCTCGCGGTCGCCATGATCATCTACGCCGACCGCAAGATCTGGGCGGCCATGGCGCTGCGGCGCGGACCGAATGTGGTCGGGCCCTTCGGTCTGCTCCAGAGCTTCGCCGACGGTCTCAAGGTGTTTCTGCAGGAAACGATCATCCCGAGTTCGGCGAACCGCGGTCTCTTCCTCATCGCGCCGATCATCACCTTTACCGTCGCGCTCATGGCGTGGGCGGTAATCCCGTTCAATTCGGGCGCGGTGCTCGCCGACATCAACGTGGGGCTTCTTTACATCCTCGCGGTGAGTTCGCTCGGCGTCTATGGCGTCATTCTGTCGGGTTGGTCGTCGAACTCCAAATACCCCTTCTTCTCCGCGATGCGCGCTTCGGCGCAGATGATCAGCTATGAGGTCTCGATCGGGTTCATCCTCATCGGGGTCGTGCTCTTCGCCGACAGTTTCAACCTTAACGAGATCATCAAGGCTCAGATCGGGCACGGGCTCGGGCTCGTCAACGCCTTCGGCTTCAACCTGCTCCTCTTCCCGCTCGCGGTACTCTTCTTCATCTCGTCGCTCGCCGAAACGGCACGCACGCCGTTCGACCTCACCGAGGCCGAAAGCGAGCTCGTCGCGGGCTATCAGACCGAATATTCGTCGATGAGCTTCGCGCTCTTCTGGCTCGGCGAATATGCAAACGTGCTCCTGATGTGCACGCTCAACGCCGTGCTCTTCTGGGGCGGCTGGCTGCCTCCTCTCGACTGGGCGCCGCTTTATGCCGTTCCGGGGATCATCTGGCTGTTCGCGAAGATCCTCTTTTTCTTCTTCGTCTTCAGTTGGGTGAAGGCGACCGTTCCCCGTTACCGCTATGACCAGCTCATGCGCCTGGGCTGGAAGGTCTTCCTGCCGATCTCGCTGATCTGGGTCTTCCTGGTCTCCGGCTATCTGATGCTGACGAGGTATTCATGA
- the nuoI gene encoding NADH-quinone oxidoreductase subunit NuoI produces the protein MSSIAHFVKTFTLWEFVQAHWLTLKYFFKPKATINYPFEKNALSPRFRGEHALRRYPNGEERCIACKLCEAICPAQAITIEAEPRDDGSRRTTRYDIDMTKCIYCGFCQEACPVDAIVEGPNFEFSTETREELLYDKAKLLANGDKWERTIAANLAADAPYR, from the coding sequence ATGAGTTCCATCGCCCACTTCGTCAAAACCTTTACCCTGTGGGAATTCGTGCAGGCGCATTGGCTGACGCTCAAATATTTCTTCAAGCCGAAGGCGACGATCAACTATCCCTTCGAGAAGAATGCGCTGAGCCCGCGCTTTCGCGGCGAGCATGCGCTGCGCCGTTATCCGAACGGCGAGGAACGCTGCATTGCGTGTAAGCTGTGCGAGGCGATTTGCCCTGCACAGGCGATCACGATCGAGGCCGAGCCGCGCGACGACGGCAGCCGCCGAACGACGCGCTACGACATCGACATGACCAAGTGCATCTATTGCGGTTTCTGCCAGGAAGCCTGCCCGGTCGATGCGATCGTCGAGGGGCCGAACTTCGAGTTCTCAACCGAGACGCGCGAGGAACTGCTGTATGACAAGGCGAAGCTGCTCGCCAACGGCGACAAATGGGAGCGCACGATCGCGGCCAACCTTGCCGCCGACGCGCCCTATCGGTAA